A single Ketogulonicigenium vulgare WSH-001 DNA region contains:
- a CDS encoding TRAP transporter substrate-binding protein: protein MFKRAKTALRATALAAGALGAMGLPAVAQTEIRAIGYTSNLYLWGMEEAFYTGPFAEAAGDLVRIEAIPHDLAGLRGPELLALLQDGTLQIASQNISYMAGDDPRFEALDLSGVTLTNADARLATDAYRGVLADVLSERFNVHLLGLAPLPSQVFWCRDVISGLDDLAGKKIRVFNATTSDFVNAVGGTTVTMPFVEVIPALQRGVADCAVTGTSSGNTARWFEVTQSVFPLNVGWSMVFWAANKDAWDGFSPEVQAFLTEQYGILEAEAWEAQIVQDLDALSCSAGGECNLGVSASMTVVPVSDADAARAAEIVQAAVLPNWASRCGADCVAEWNGTVGAAIGIEAALP, encoded by the coding sequence ATGTTTAAACGTGCAAAGACCGCACTGCGGGCCACGGCGCTGGCCGCCGGTGCGCTGGGTGCGATGGGCCTGCCTGCCGTCGCGCAGACCGAGATTCGCGCCATCGGCTATACGTCGAACCTTTATTTGTGGGGGATGGAAGAGGCCTTTTACACCGGCCCCTTTGCCGAAGCCGCGGGCGATCTGGTTCGTATCGAGGCGATCCCGCATGATCTGGCCGGTCTGCGCGGCCCCGAGCTGCTGGCGCTGCTACAAGACGGCACGCTGCAAATCGCGTCGCAGAACATCAGCTATATGGCAGGCGATGACCCCCGTTTCGAGGCGCTGGACCTGTCGGGCGTCACCTTGACCAACGCGGACGCGCGCCTTGCGACCGACGCCTATCGCGGCGTGCTGGCCGATGTGCTGTCCGAGCGTTTCAACGTTCACCTGCTGGGCCTTGCCCCGCTGCCGAGCCAAGTGTTCTGGTGCCGTGATGTGATCAGCGGTCTGGACGATCTGGCGGGCAAAAAGATCCGCGTGTTCAATGCAACCACCTCGGATTTCGTGAATGCTGTCGGTGGCACCACCGTCACAATGCCCTTCGTCGAGGTGATCCCCGCCCTGCAACGCGGCGTCGCGGATTGCGCGGTGACGGGCACATCCTCGGGAAATACCGCCCGCTGGTTCGAGGTTACGCAATCGGTCTTTCCGCTGAACGTCGGCTGGTCGATGGTGTTCTGGGCGGCGAACAAAGACGCTTGGGATGGCTTCAGCCCCGAAGTGCAGGCGTTTTTGACCGAACAATACGGCATTCTCGAGGCCGAGGCTTGGGAAGCGCAAATCGTCCAGGATCTGGACGCTCTGTCCTGCTCGGCCGGCGGCGAATGCAACCTTGGCGTTTCGGCTTCGATGACCGTGGTTCCGGTCAGTGACGCGGATGCGGCCCGTGCGGCGGAAATCGTGCAAGCGGCCGTGCTGCCGAACTGGGCGTCGCGCTGCGGTGCGGATTGCGTGGCCGAATGGAATGGCACCGTTGGCGCCGCCATCGGTATCGAGGCTGCGCTGCCGTGA
- a CDS encoding hydantoinase/oxoprolinase family protein: MENGKCRLAFDIGGTFTDFILEDAAGDLHTFKTLTTHEDYTVAIAEGVNRLLARTGIAAADVGQVLHATTLGSNTLLERTGARTGLITTRGFRDVLEIRDLRMPRLYDQDWDKPETLVRRRRRRVVTGRILADGAEMEPLNEADVREAVEFLKAEGVTSVAVCLINSYANPAHEIRVGEIVREMWPEVHLSLSHVLLPEEGEYPRTSTTVINAYVQPILKDYVARLMQLMEVQGINAPLFFMQSNGGLTPASVAAEQPIHIIESGPAAGVVGASIVGKAGGTPTVITLDIGGTTAKAALVENGTPGKATEFQVGGHVLQVERLLSGGGFTLRVPAIDLAEVGAGGGSIIALDAAGVPQVGPRSAGSNPGPACYGRGGTELTVTDCNLVLGYLNENSIAGGEMILQRDLAMQAAQAQLAGPLGMTPEAAAHGVFTLSCVTMIQAIRAVTTERGQDPRDFALFAFGGNGPLFAAGIAQTLGCPKVIVPPAPGVFSALGLLCAEVEIHKSRSYRASVSEDTVAHARSQLSEMAQQAEAEAQSPGGRLTATARMRYAGQSSDLLVHLGDPATLDAARVRAAFVAEHDRIFKFTAPEDEPVRFTAIEVAYALPVGQVDMAKRRLVGSGTQTSQRAWFGPQTGWLDAPVVPRPALQRITGPCIITDPDATTLVPPGAVAEMAAGGAIIITLPQQAGSTKSERSDVEYA, translated from the coding sequence ATGGAAAACGGAAAATGCCGTCTGGCGTTTGATATCGGCGGCACCTTTACGGACTTTATCCTCGAGGATGCTGCGGGCGATCTGCATACGTTCAAGACCCTAACAACCCACGAGGATTACACCGTCGCGATTGCCGAGGGCGTGAACCGCCTGCTGGCGCGCACCGGGATTGCGGCGGCGGATGTGGGGCAGGTGCTGCACGCGACGACGCTGGGGTCGAACACGCTGCTAGAACGCACCGGCGCGCGCACCGGCCTGATCACCACGCGCGGTTTTCGCGATGTGCTGGAAATCCGCGATCTGCGGATGCCGCGCCTTTATGATCAGGACTGGGACAAGCCTGAGACGCTGGTGCGCCGCCGCCGCCGCCGCGTGGTGACGGGCCGCATTCTGGCCGATGGCGCGGAAATGGAGCCGCTGAACGAGGCGGATGTCCGCGAGGCAGTGGAATTCCTCAAGGCCGAGGGCGTGACTTCCGTCGCCGTCTGCCTGATCAATTCCTATGCCAATCCCGCGCATGAAATCCGTGTGGGAGAAATCGTGCGCGAGATGTGGCCCGAGGTTCACCTCTCGCTCAGCCATGTACTGCTGCCCGAGGAGGGGGAATATCCCCGCACCTCGACCACGGTGATCAATGCTTATGTGCAGCCGATCCTAAAGGATTATGTCGCACGGCTGATGCAGTTGATGGAGGTGCAGGGGATCAACGCGCCGCTGTTCTTCATGCAATCGAATGGCGGGTTGACGCCCGCCTCTGTCGCGGCCGAGCAGCCGATCCATATTATCGAAAGCGGCCCTGCGGCAGGCGTAGTCGGCGCGTCCATCGTCGGTAAGGCGGGCGGCACGCCGACCGTCATCACGCTAGATATCGGCGGCACCACGGCCAAGGCCGCGCTGGTCGAAAACGGCACTCCGGGCAAAGCGACCGAGTTTCAGGTCGGCGGCCATGTCCTGCAGGTCGAACGTCTGCTGTCGGGCGGCGGCTTCACTCTGCGCGTGCCCGCGATTGATCTGGCCGAGGTGGGCGCGGGTGGCGGCTCGATCATTGCGTTGGATGCGGCGGGCGTGCCGCAGGTCGGCCCGCGCTCGGCTGGATCGAACCCCGGCCCTGCCTGCTATGGCCGCGGCGGCACCGAGCTGACGGTGACCGACTGCAACCTTGTGCTGGGCTATCTGAACGAAAACTCTATCGCTGGCGGCGAGATGATCTTGCAGCGCGATCTGGCGATGCAGGCGGCACAGGCGCAACTTGCAGGTCCGCTGGGCATGACGCCCGAGGCTGCGGCGCATGGTGTCTTTACCCTGTCCTGCGTCACGATGATCCAAGCCATCCGCGCGGTGACGACCGAACGGGGTCAGGACCCGCGCGACTTTGCCCTGTTCGCTTTTGGCGGCAACGGCCCGCTGTTCGCGGCGGGCATTGCGCAGACGCTGGGTTGTCCGAAAGTCATCGTGCCGCCCGCACCGGGGGTGTTCTCGGCGCTGGGCCTGCTGTGCGCCGAGGTCGAGATCCACAAATCCCGCAGCTATCGCGCAAGTGTTTCCGAAGATACCGTCGCCCATGCGCGCAGCCAACTGTCCGAAATGGCGCAGCAGGCCGAGGCCGAGGCGCAAAGCCCCGGTGGTCGCCTGACCGCCACGGCGCGGATGCGCTATGCGGGGCAATCCTCGGATCTGCTGGTGCATTTGGGTGATCCTGCAACCTTGGATGCAGCCCGCGTGCGCGCGGCCTTTGTCGCCGAGCATGACCGCATCTTTAAGTTCACCGCGCCCGAGGACGAGCCGGTGCGTTTCACCGCGATCGAGGTCGCCTATGCGCTGCCCGTCGGGCAGGTCGATATGGCGAAACGGCGGCTGGTCGGCAGCGGCACCCAGACGTCCCAGCGCGCGTGGTTCGGGCCGCAAACCGGTTGGCTGGATGCGCCCGTTGTGCCCCGCCCGGCACTGCAGCGTATCACCGGCCCTTGCATCATCACTGACCCCGATGCAACAACGCTGGTGCCGCCCGGCGCCGTTGCCGAAATGGCCGCAGGCGGTGCGATTATCATCACGTTGCCGCAACAAGCTGGCAGCACCAAGAGCGAGCGAAGTGACGTTGAATATGCCTGA
- a CDS encoding GntR family transcriptional regulator: MSVQPASEGSPTQVDLAVELLRDRIMDLTIEPGSRIDERLLVEQFGLGRTPSREALNRLVSEGFVQIRPARGGAVVTPLGFQDFGELIEAYQFCESILGLRVQPDHPQLYDDLCAIQARYRVAVEARDFLLITQINIEFHMRLHETLRNSLIRDFALKMHRLVARVLNYTYANELPETLHQAEQFRLNLEQHDAIIEAVRLRDKPTLAKLLPDHAGFIHHRLVYLLDRRLVAAEGLEPPQIG; the protein is encoded by the coding sequence ATGTCAGTACAACCCGCATCCGAGGGCAGTCCCACACAGGTCGATCTGGCGGTCGAACTGCTGCGCGATCGCATTATGGATCTGACGATCGAGCCGGGCAGCCGGATCGACGAACGCCTGCTGGTCGAGCAGTTCGGCCTTGGCCGCACCCCCTCGCGCGAGGCGTTGAACCGCCTTGTGTCCGAGGGGTTCGTCCAGATCCGGCCTGCGCGCGGGGGGGCGGTCGTCACGCCGCTGGGATTTCAGGATTTCGGTGAATTGATCGAGGCCTATCAGTTTTGCGAATCCATCCTCGGGCTGCGGGTGCAGCCGGATCACCCGCAGCTGTATGACGATCTATGCGCGATTCAGGCGCGCTATCGCGTTGCGGTCGAGGCGCGGGATTTTCTGCTCATCACCCAGATCAATATCGAATTCCACATGCGCCTGCACGAGACGTTGCGCAATTCGCTGATCCGCGATTTTGCCTTGAAAATGCACCGGCTTGTCGCGCGGGTGCTGAATTACACCTATGCGAACGAGCTGCCCGAAACCCTGCATCAAGCCGAACAATTCCGCCTGAACTTGGAACAGCACGACGCGATTATCGAGGCCGTGCGCCTGCGGGATAAGCCGACTTTGGCCAAGCTGCTGCCCGATCATGCGGGCTTTATCCACCACCGTCTGGTCTATCTGCTGGACCGCCGCCTTGTCGCGGCAGAGGGGCTAGAGCCGCCGCAGATCGGCTAG
- a CDS encoding DMT family transporter, with amino-acid sequence MGSNAKGAVLALIAFAIFATHDVIVKAMGGIYATPQLIFFSVMFSFPLALLMLVQDPRPGTLKPVHPGWVALRTGTGIVSGLTVFYAFTALPLTQVYAIIFATPLIITILSVPFLGERVRMRRWIAVGVGLFGVLVVVRPGTAELGLGHAAALIGALCGALSAITLRKVGSKERPVVLLLYPLFGNFIVMGAALPFVYQPMPITHLGLFALMAALGLMGGLFSIQAYKHGEAVVVAPMQYSQIIWASVFGYLIFRETMDFWTTVGTLIIIGSGIYIVVREGRSDASDNHPVLRTKMRADTGTLLRPSVTDQPVNLTKNGE; translated from the coding sequence ATGGGCTCGAACGCCAAGGGCGCGGTGCTGGCGCTGATCGCATTTGCCATTTTTGCAACGCATGATGTGATCGTAAAGGCGATGGGGGGCATCTATGCGACGCCGCAGCTGATCTTTTTCTCGGTCATGTTCAGCTTTCCGCTGGCCTTGCTGATGCTGGTGCAAGACCCGCGCCCCGGAACGTTAAAGCCGGTGCATCCGGGCTGGGTGGCGCTGCGCACAGGCACGGGGATCGTGTCGGGGCTGACGGTGTTCTACGCCTTTACCGCGCTGCCGCTGACCCAAGTTTACGCGATCATCTTTGCGACACCGCTGATCATCACGATTCTGTCGGTGCCCTTTCTGGGCGAGCGGGTGCGGATGCGCCGCTGGATCGCGGTTGGCGTGGGGCTGTTCGGCGTGCTCGTTGTCGTGCGTCCGGGCACGGCAGAACTCGGGCTGGGCCATGCCGCCGCCTTGATCGGTGCGCTGTGCGGTGCGTTGTCGGCGATCACTTTGCGCAAGGTCGGCAGCAAGGAACGGCCGGTCGTCCTGCTGCTCTATCCGCTGTTTGGCAACTTTATCGTTATGGGGGCGGCGCTGCCCTTTGTGTATCAGCCAATGCCGATCACACATCTGGGCCTGTTCGCGCTGATGGCTGCGCTGGGCCTGATGGGCGGGCTGTTCAGCATTCAGGCCTATAAACATGGCGAGGCGGTGGTGGTCGCCCCGATGCAATATTCGCAGATCATCTGGGCCTCGGTCTTTGGCTATCTGATCTTTCGCGAGACGATGGATTTTTGGACAACCGTTGGCACGCTGATCATTATCGGCTCGGGCATCTATATTGTCGTGCGCGAGGGGCGCAGCGACGCATCCGACAATCACCCTGTGCTGCGCACCAAGATGCGCGCCGATACCGGCACGCTTTTGCGACCTAGCGTCACTGATCAGCCAGTTAACCTTACGAAAAACGGGGAATAG
- a CDS encoding hydantoinase B/oxoprolinase family protein: MTHGPQTAPQIADPIAFQLFRHAITGIANEMALTIFRTAYSGVLKNIMDYSTAICDREGRLAAQGLSLPGHLCSIPVALKASIAAMVEPIVDGDILVMNDPYSGGMHLPDIFIFKPVFVEDQIVAWCCAVCHHTDVGGRVAGSNAADSTEIFQEGIRIPPLKLFRKGVEDATLMAMLRANVRMPERLDGDLRGQLAACRIADQGLQALVRSHGRANFMRLVDDLLNYSEILTREALKRLPDGEATFVDYIDDDGVDIGKPIKLVCTVRKTGDKMVVDWTGSAPQVKGAINNTYSYTAAAAFTAVKTVLGDGAPNNDGCFRAVEVIAPPGTITNALMPAACAARGLTGFRLADCAFGALAKLAPGRVFACGDGGNTNVSIGGYTAERKPFIFVDFVSAAWGARPWKDGLEGNTTMFANMASYSTETVESENPLIVTVNEFVDDSAGAGKYRGGTAMRRDWMLLEDEATLSVRADRQSHAPYGLDGGHDGAFGINIMTVNGAAAKLTSKFTMTMRKGDVFTHHLPSGGGYGDPLERDPAAVFEDWLDDYCSVETARDIYGVILTDAGVDLDATTARRALLRAA, translated from the coding sequence ATGACACATGGGCCTCAGACCGCACCCCAGATTGCGGACCCGATTGCCTTTCAACTGTTCCGCCATGCCATTACCGGCATCGCGAATGAAATGGCGCTGACCATTTTCCGCACCGCCTATTCGGGCGTGCTGAAGAATATCATGGATTACTCGACCGCGATTTGTGACCGCGAGGGGCGCCTTGCCGCCCAAGGCTTGTCGCTGCCCGGTCACCTGTGTTCGATCCCCGTCGCGCTGAAAGCCAGCATCGCCGCCATGGTCGAACCGATTGTCGATGGCGATATTCTGGTGATGAACGACCCCTATTCGGGCGGGATGCACCTGCCGGATATCTTCATCTTCAAACCGGTCTTCGTCGAGGATCAGATCGTCGCCTGGTGCTGCGCCGTCTGTCACCACACCGACGTTGGCGGTCGCGTCGCCGGATCGAATGCCGCTGACAGCACCGAGATTTTCCAAGAGGGCATCCGTATCCCGCCCCTGAAGCTGTTCCGCAAAGGGGTCGAGGATGCGACCCTGATGGCCATGCTGCGCGCCAATGTGCGTATGCCCGAACGTCTGGACGGCGATCTGCGCGGCCAACTGGCCGCCTGCCGCATCGCCGATCAGGGGTTGCAAGCCTTGGTGCGCAGCCATGGCCGCGCGAACTTCATGCGGCTGGTCGATGACCTGCTGAACTATTCCGAAATCCTGACCCGCGAGGCGCTAAAGCGACTGCCCGATGGCGAGGCGACCTTTGTCGATTATATCGACGATGATGGCGTCGATATCGGCAAGCCGATCAAGCTGGTCTGCACCGTGCGCAAGACGGGCGATAAGATGGTCGTCGACTGGACGGGATCTGCGCCGCAGGTCAAAGGCGCGATCAACAATACCTATTCCTACACGGCCGCAGCGGCCTTTACCGCCGTGAAAACCGTGCTGGGCGATGGTGCCCCCAATAACGACGGCTGTTTCCGCGCGGTCGAGGTAATCGCCCCCCCGGGCACGATCACCAATGCGCTGATGCCTGCCGCCTGCGCCGCACGCGGCCTGACCGGATTCCGCCTTGCCGATTGCGCCTTTGGCGCGCTGGCGAAACTTGCACCGGGGCGCGTTTTCGCCTGCGGCGACGGCGGCAATACCAATGTCTCGATTGGCGGCTATACCGCCGAGCGTAAGCCGTTCATCTTTGTGGACTTTGTCTCTGCCGCTTGGGGCGCGCGTCCGTGGAAAGACGGGCTAGAGGGCAACACCACCATGTTCGCCAATATGGCGTCCTATTCCACCGAGACGGTCGAAAGCGAGAATCCCCTGATCGTGACCGTCAACGAATTCGTTGATGACAGTGCAGGCGCGGGCAAATATCGCGGCGGCACCGCCATGCGCCGCGACTGGATGCTGCTAGAGGACGAGGCCACCCTTTCGGTGCGGGCCGATCGCCAATCCCATGCGCCTTACGGCCTGGATGGCGGCCATGATGGTGCCTTTGGTATCAATATCATGACCGTCAATGGCGCGGCGGCAAAGCTGACCTCCAAATTCACCATGACGATGCGCAAGGGCGATGTGTTCACGCACCATTTGCCCTCGGGTGGGGGCTATGGCGATCCGCTAGAGCGTGACCCCGCCGCCGTGTTCGAGGACTGGCTGGACGATTACTGCTCGGTTGAAACCGCGCGCGATATCTACGGCGTTATTTTGACTGATGCGGGCGTCGATCTGGATGCAACCACCGCTCGCCGCGCCCTGCTGCGCGCCGCCTGA
- a CDS encoding TRAP transporter small permease subunit produces MTASLARGLDRLLAGLRTLSSAGIWIGGGGLLVFSFAVLVEVLMRRFMNHSFAGLDELGGYMLAIVGAIAFTETLLHRGHIRIDVIHARVGRRLQSALDVLAMLGVIVFFGTMLFYAQHLLGRSIGLQSRSISSLSVILWVPQSIWFAGIALFVVTAMTLLARAIVALLLGDRATAVALIGLRSAEEELAEEVELTANALGEEHRT; encoded by the coding sequence ATGACCGCCTCGCTCGCGCGTGGGCTCGACCGCCTTTTGGCCGGGCTGCGCACCTTGTCCTCTGCCGGTATTTGGATCGGCGGGGGCGGGCTGCTCGTCTTTTCATTCGCTGTTCTGGTCGAAGTCCTCATGCGGCGCTTTATGAACCATAGTTTCGCCGGGCTGGACGAGCTTGGCGGCTATATGCTGGCGATTGTCGGTGCCATCGCCTTTACTGAAACGCTGCTGCATCGCGGCCATATCCGTATCGATGTGATCCATGCGCGCGTTGGGCGACGCCTGCAATCGGCGCTGGATGTGCTGGCGATGCTGGGGGTGATCGTGTTTTTCGGCACGATGCTGTTCTATGCGCAGCATCTGCTGGGGCGCAGCATCGGGCTGCAATCACGCTCGATCAGTTCGCTGTCGGTCATCCTATGGGTGCCGCAATCCATCTGGTTTGCAGGGATCGCGCTGTTTGTCGTCACCGCCATGACGCTGCTGGCACGCGCCATCGTCGCGCTGCTGTTGGGTGATCGCGCCACGGCTGTCGCGCTGATCGGTCTGCGCAGCGCCGAAGAAGAACTCGCCGAAGAGGTCGAACTGACCGCAAACGCGCTGGGCGAGGAGCATCGCACATGA
- a CDS encoding TRAP transporter large permease — translation MIIAVTLICLFALLFLSIPVAAALGLTGIVLSELFAFMPATRGMGNISWQSMNDAVLVAVPLFVLMGEILLRSGVAGRMYGAMAGWLTWLPGGLIHANIGTSTLFAATSGSSVATAATVGTTAIPEAKKYGYSEPLFLGSLAAAGTLGILIPPSINLILYGAMTNTSIPALYLAGIIPGLGLAVLFSLTVVVACLIKPELGGHPVIVTWRERLTSLPHLIPPLFIFMLVVGSIYAGWATPTEAAALGIIGALFIAALGRTLSIPMIKAALTGTIRTTGMLMAIIAAAYFLNYVFGAIGLTRIVTAFFDALALSPFQTLMIIVAFYLVVGLFMETLSLMVATVPIFTPVIVSLGYDPVWFGILVIMLVETALITPPVGVNLFVIQGVRDKGPISDVIRGVMPFVATLLLAIAIMIAFPAIALFLPGLAQ, via the coding sequence ATGATCATTGCTGTAACACTTATCTGCCTGTTCGCGCTGCTGTTCCTGTCCATTCCGGTGGCCGCAGCGCTGGGTCTGACGGGCATTGTCCTGTCCGAGCTGTTCGCATTTATGCCCGCGACGCGCGGTATGGGAAACATCTCGTGGCAGTCGATGAACGATGCGGTGCTGGTTGCCGTGCCGCTGTTCGTGCTGATGGGCGAGATCCTTTTGCGGTCCGGCGTTGCAGGGCGCATGTATGGCGCAATGGCGGGTTGGCTGACATGGCTGCCCGGCGGGCTGATCCACGCCAATATCGGCACCTCGACCCTGTTTGCCGCAACCTCGGGCAGCTCGGTCGCAACCGCTGCCACCGTTGGCACCACTGCCATCCCCGAGGCGAAGAAATACGGCTATAGCGAGCCGTTGTTTCTGGGCTCGCTGGCGGCGGCGGGGACGCTGGGGATTCTGATCCCGCCCTCGATCAATCTGATCTTGTATGGCGCGATGACGAATACCTCGATCCCGGCACTTTATCTGGCTGGGATCATTCCGGGCCTTGGCCTTGCGGTGCTGTTCAGCCTGACGGTTGTGGTAGCTTGTCTGATCAAGCCGGAACTGGGCGGACATCCGGTCATTGTGACGTGGCGCGAGCGGTTGACGAGCCTGCCGCATCTGATCCCGCCGCTGTTCATCTTTATGCTGGTGGTCGGCAGTATCTATGCCGGTTGGGCCACCCCGACCGAGGCGGCGGCGCTGGGCATCATCGGCGCGCTGTTCATCGCCGCGCTGGGCCGCACCTTGTCGATCCCGATGATCAAGGCCGCGCTGACCGGCACGATCCGCACCACGGGTATGTTGATGGCGATCATCGCCGCCGCCTATTTCCTGAACTATGTCTTTGGCGCCATCGGCCTGACGCGGATTGTGACGGCGTTCTTTGATGCGCTCGCGCTCAGCCCGTTCCAGACGCTGATGATCATCGTGGCGTTCTATCTGGTGGTCGGCCTGTTCATGGAAACGCTGTCGCTGATGGTGGCGACAGTGCCGATTTTCACGCCCGTCATCGTCAGCCTTGGCTATGATCCCGTGTGGTTCGGTATTCTGGTCATCATGCTGGTCGAAACCGCGCTGATCACGCCGCCGGTGGGGGTGAACCTGTTCGTCATCCAAGGCGTGCGCGACAAGGGCCCGATCTCGGACGTGATCCGGGGTGTTATGCCCTTTGTCGCGACATTGTTGCTGGCGATTGCGATCATGATCGCATTTCCGGCGATCGCACTGTTCCTGCCGGGGCTGGCGCAGTGA
- a CDS encoding MerR family transcriptional regulator, whose protein sequence is MLIAEFARETGLPRETVRFYVRRGLLHPQQGIKGGSRPYQIFGDKDVELARIIRVHQALGSSLSEIGDMIADYTQDADNPDRTRTLLSDHIARLEQQRHEIDGMLAFLRSKLDWMAQQKGPPPKFSDFA, encoded by the coding sequence ATGCTGATCGCCGAATTTGCCCGTGAAACAGGTCTGCCGCGCGAGACTGTGCGTTTTTACGTCCGGCGCGGATTGTTGCATCCCCAGCAGGGCATCAAGGGCGGCTCGCGCCCCTATCAGATCTTTGGCGACAAAGATGTCGAGCTGGCGCGCATCATCCGCGTGCATCAGGCGCTGGGATCATCTTTGTCTGAAATCGGCGATATGATCGCGGATTATACGCAGGACGCGGACAACCCGGACCGAACCCGGACCCTGCTGTCCGACCACATCGCCCGGCTGGAACAACAGCGGCACGAGATCGACGGTATGCTGGCCTTTTTGCGCAGCAAGCTGGACTGGATGGCCCAACAAAAAGGCCCGCCACCAAAGTTTTCTGATTTCGCCTGA
- a CDS encoding DSD1 family PLP-dependent enzyme, with amino-acid sequence MTLNMPDILPHVVAAPARIGDPAAMVDTPALVIDLDVFDANIARMKAYAAQMGVALRPHAKTHKSADIALLQMQQGGAVGVCCQKVSEAVALADAGVTDILIANEVVGPAKVAALAALAGRIKLAVCADHPVQVAAYSAAAVQAGVTLDVLVEIDCGSHRCGVQPGQPAVDLALAIDAAPNLHFAGLQSYFGRAQHIYDAAERRAALEVSLKLTADTRDAIRAAGLTCDRVTGAGTGTYGVEGASGVYTEIQPGSYVFMDADYNRVAETGGFAQSLHVVATVLSTSPGQAVCDAGLKASATDCGPPQIAWPKGVTCGTLSDEHGNVVDPDAILQIGDRVGLIPGHIDPTCNLHDWYVGVRGGVVETLWPVTARGRLF; translated from the coding sequence GTGACGTTGAATATGCCTGACATCCTGCCCCACGTCGTTGCCGCCCCCGCCCGTATCGGCGATCCGGCAGCGATGGTGGACACGCCCGCGCTGGTCATCGACTTGGACGTGTTTGACGCGAATATCGCGCGGATGAAGGCCTATGCCGCGCAGATGGGGGTGGCCCTGCGTCCCCATGCGAAAACGCATAAATCGGCTGATATCGCCCTGTTGCAAATGCAGCAGGGCGGCGCGGTCGGGGTCTGCTGTCAAAAGGTCTCTGAGGCGGTGGCGCTGGCGGATGCCGGTGTCACCGATATTCTGATCGCGAATGAGGTTGTCGGCCCCGCAAAAGTCGCGGCGCTGGCCGCCCTTGCGGGCCGGATCAAACTGGCGGTTTGCGCGGATCATCCCGTGCAGGTCGCCGCCTATAGCGCGGCGGCGGTGCAGGCCGGTGTCACGCTGGATGTGCTGGTCGAGATTGACTGCGGCTCGCATCGCTGCGGCGTGCAGCCGGGGCAGCCGGCCGTTGATCTGGCGCTGGCGATTGATGCGGCGCCGAACCTGCATTTTGCGGGGCTGCAAAGCTATTTCGGTCGCGCGCAGCATATCTATGACGCGGCCGAGCGGCGCGCCGCGCTGGAGGTCTCGCTCAAGCTGACGGCGGATACGCGCGATGCCATCCGTGCAGCGGGCCTGACCTGTGATCGCGTCACGGGCGCTGGGACGGGCACTTACGGCGTCGAGGGAGCCTCGGGCGTTTATACTGAGATCCAGCCGGGTTCTTATGTCTTCATGGATGCCGATTACAACCGCGTGGCCGAGACGGGTGGTTTTGCCCAATCGTTGCATGTGGTGGCGACGGTCCTGAGCACCTCGCCGGGACAGGCGGTCTGTGATGCGGGGCTAAAGGCCAGCGCCACCGATTGCGGCCCGCCGCAGATTGCATGGCCAAAGGGCGTGACCTGTGGCACCTTGTCGGACGAGCATGGGAATGTGGTCGATCCGGATGCGATCTTGCAGATCGGCGACCGCGTCGGCCTTATTCCCGGCCATATCGACCCGACCTGCAATCTGCATGATTGGTATGTCGGTGTGCGGGGTGGCGTGGTTGAAACCCTATGGCCCGTCACCGCGCGGGGCAGGCTATTTTAG